In one Pseudomonas tensinigenes genomic region, the following are encoded:
- a CDS encoding 2-hydroxyacid dehydrogenase, producing the protein MKKTVLAFSRITPPMIERLQQEFDVIVPNPKAGDINAQFNEALPHAHGLIGVGRKLGQAQLETATKLEVVSSVSVGYDNYDLAYFNQRGIMLTNTPDVLTESTADLAFALIMSSARRVAELDAWTKAGQWQASVGAPLFGCDVHGKTLGIVGMGNIGAAVARRGRFGFNMPIIYSGNSRKTDLEQELGAQFRSLDQLLAEADFVCLVVPLSDKTRHLISHHELALMKPDAILVNISRGPVVDEPALIEALQTKRIRGAGLDVYEKEPLAESPLFQLSNAVTLPHIGSATNETREAMANRALANLRSALLGERPQDLVNPQVWRG; encoded by the coding sequence ATGAAAAAGACTGTCCTGGCCTTCAGCCGCATCACCCCACCCATGATCGAACGCCTCCAGCAAGAATTCGACGTCATCGTCCCCAACCCAAAAGCCGGCGACATCAACGCCCAATTCAACGAAGCCCTGCCCCACGCCCACGGCCTCATCGGCGTCGGCCGCAAACTCGGCCAGGCCCAACTCGAAACCGCGACAAAACTGGAAGTGGTCTCAAGCGTCTCCGTCGGCTACGACAACTACGACCTCGCCTACTTCAACCAACGCGGAATCATGCTCACCAACACCCCGGATGTGCTCACCGAAAGCACCGCAGACCTCGCCTTCGCCCTGATCATGAGCAGCGCCCGCCGCGTCGCCGAACTCGACGCCTGGACCAAGGCCGGCCAATGGCAAGCCAGCGTCGGCGCCCCGCTGTTCGGCTGTGACGTGCACGGCAAAACCCTCGGCATCGTCGGCATGGGCAACATCGGCGCCGCCGTCGCCCGTCGTGGCCGCTTCGGCTTCAATATGCCAATCATCTACAGCGGCAACAGCCGCAAGACCGACCTGGAACAAGAACTCGGCGCACAATTTCGCAGCCTCGATCAACTGCTCGCCGAAGCCGATTTCGTCTGCCTGGTCGTGCCGCTCAGCGACAAGACCCGCCACCTGATCAGCCATCACGAACTGGCCCTGATGAAACCGGACGCCATTTTGGTGAACATATCGCGTGGCCCGGTCGTCGATGAACCGGCCTTGATCGAGGCCCTGCAAACCAAGCGCATTCGCGGCGCCGGCCTCGACGTCTACGAAAAAGAACCTCTGGCCGAGTCGCCGCTGTTCCAGCTCAGCAATGCCGTGACTCTGCCGCACATCGGCTCGGCGACGAATGAAACCCGTGAAGCCATGGCCAATCGTGCACTGGCCAACCTGCGCAGCGCCCTGCTCGGCGAACGCCCGCAGGATCTGGTCAACCCGCAAGTCTGGCGCGGATAA